Proteins encoded by one window of Papio anubis isolate 15944 chromosome 7, Panubis1.0, whole genome shotgun sequence:
- the PROX2 gene encoding prospero homeobox protein 2, translated as MDPNSILLSPQPQICSDLAEACMEGERSSSPPELGRDSQFPWSQVPSSSPADPEWFGDGHIQAKRARVETIVRGMCLSPNPLVPGSAHAGDSPRCPEKARERKRKQSLPPQQGLLMPLPAWDQGNRKGGPRVREQLHLLKQQLRHLQEHILQAAKPRDTAQGPGGCGTGKGPLSAKQGNGCGPRPWAVDGDHQQGSSKDLSGAEKHQESEEPRFLPSGAPDSLEILRKELTRAVSRAVDSVLQKVLLDPPGRLTHLGRSFQGQVPEGRSEPSPPVGEACEDPLALAALPRRVQLQAGVPVGNLSLAKPLDSPRYPIPPRMIPKRCQDLPANCPLTAPSHIQENQILSELLGYGCNNGHWSSSPPQDSSSQRHPSSEPALQPWRTTKPQPLVLSQQQRPLPFTSAHLESLPLLPSVKMEQGGLHAVTEALPFSSLHIQEGLNPGHLKKAKLMFFFARYPSSNLLKAYFPDVQFNRCITSQMIKWFSNFREFYYIQMEKSARQAISDGVTNPKMLVVLRNSELFRALNMHYNKGNDFEVPDCFLEIASLTLQEFFRAVSAGRDSDPSWKKPIYKIISKLDSDIPEIFKSSSYPQ; from the exons ATGGATCCAAACTCCATCTTGCTTTCTCCTCAGCCCCAGATCTGCTCCGACCTGGCAGAAGCCTGCATGGAAGGTGAGAGAAGCTCATCTCCTCCAGAGCTGGGTAGAGACTCCCAGTTTCCCTGGAGCCAGGTCCCCAGCTCCAGCCCTGCAGACCCCGAATGGTTTGGTGATGGGCACATCCAGGCGAAGAGGGCCAGAGTGGAAACCATCGTCCGAGGCATGTGTCTCTCCCCGAATCCTCTGGTACCAGGCAGTGCACATGCTGGGGACAGCCCACGCTGCCCAGAGAAGGCccgagagagaaagaggaagcagagccTTCCCCCACAGCAAGGCCTCCTGATGCCACTCCCTGCCTGGGACCAGGGCAACAGGAAGGGGGGCCCTCGTGTGAGAGAACAACTTCACCTGCTGAAGCAACAGCTAAGACATCTGCAAGAGCACATCCTACAGGCTGCCAAGCCCAGGGACACAGCTCAGGGGCCAGGAGGCTGTGGCACTGGGAAAGGCCCTCTGAGTGCAAAGCAGGGGAATGGCTGTGGGCCTCGCCCCTGGGCTGTGGATGGTGACCACCAGCAGGGTTCCAGCAAGGACCTCTCTGGGGCAGAAAAACACCAAGAATCTGAGGAGCCCAGGTTCCTTCCTTCTGGAGCACCAGATTCGCTGGAGATTCTGAGGAAAGAGCTGACCAGGGCAGTATCCCGGGCTGTGGATTCAGTATTACAAAAGGTACTGTTGGATCCACCAGGCCGCCTGACTCATCTGGGCAGAAGTTTCCAGGGGCAGGTGCCAGAGGGTAGAAGCGAGCCCTCACCTCCTGTGGGAGAGGCCTGTGAAGATCCACTTGCTTTGGCTGCCTTGCCCAGGAGGGTCCAGCTACAAGCTGGGGTCCCAGTAGGAAACTTGTCACTGGCCAAGCCTCTAGATTCTCCTAGGTACCCTATCCCTCCAAGAATGATCCCCAAACGCTGTCAGGATCTCCCAGCAAACTGTCCCTTGACTGCACCTTCCCACATCCAGGAAAATCAGATTCTTAGCGAGCTACTGGGTTATGGATGCAACAATGGCCATTGGAGTAGCAGTCCTCCCCAGGACTCATCTTCCCAGAGGCACCCCTCCTCAGAGCCCGCCCTACAACCTTGGAGAACTACTAAACCACAACCATTGGTCCTGAGCCAGCAGCAGCGTCCCCTGCCTTTCACCTCTGCCCATCTGGAAAGTCTGCCCCTTCTTCCCTCGGTGAAGATGGAACAGGGAGGCCTGCATGCCGTCACTGAGGCACTGCCTTTCTCTTCG TTGCATATCCAG GAAGGTCTAAACCCTGGTCACTTGAAGAAGGCCAAACTAATGTTTTTCTTCGCACGATATCCCAGCTCCAACCTCCTGAAGGCTTATTTTCCTGATGTTCAG TTCAACCGCTGCATTACCTCCCAGATGATCAAGTGGTTCAGCAACTTTCGTGAGTTTTATTACATCCAAATGGAAAAATCTGCCCGGCAAGCAATTTCAGATGGTGTCACaaatcccaaaatgctggtgGTTCTCCGCAATTCAGAACTTTTTCGAGCTCTCAATATGCACTATAACAAGGGAAATGACTTTGAG GTTCCAGATTGCTTCTTGGAAATCGCCAGCTTGACGTTACAGGAGTTCTTCAGGGCTGTCTCCGCAGGGAGAGACTCAGATCCTTCCTGGAAGAAacccatttataaaattatttcgaAACTGGACAGTGACATCCCAGAGATATTCAAATCTTCCAGCTATCCCCAGTAG